A window of Miscanthus floridulus cultivar M001 chromosome 12, ASM1932011v1, whole genome shotgun sequence genomic DNA:
ACGCTATTGGTGCGGTGTGCCACGCGTGCGGTGGACGCTGCTGACTTAGCGGGGTGGATCGAGTCCACGAGtcccggtggaccggttacacagcGAATAGGTATACTCTAATCGTGACCATTCGTGTGAGATCTGATGGTGAGAGGTGCACGGAAGAAACTTCAGCGGCGGCACGGTATCACCGGcaagggcgccatggccggcggtggctGTAGTTCGACGATACGGCATTCCAGTGCGTGAATCGATGAATGGAGAGCATGGGTAGGTGGAGGAGCTCACCACGATGCGTATGGAGGTGGTTGCAGCGTACGGGGAGGCTTCGAAGGCACTGGTTGATGGCGGCGGTGAcggctggagagagagagagagagcacgggTGAGATGAAATCCAAGCAAACCATGACAAAAATCGAGAGACAGCGGTACCTATAGGCACGGAGGACAACGGCGGAGCTCTAGGAGACGTCGGAGACAAGGTTCAAGGCGCGGGTGAAGGGTACTATGGCGGCAGTGGCTCACGGCTATGAGCAGAGAATGGGGAAGAAGGCGCAGCTCTGGTTGGGCTTTTATAGGTCGGACAGCGAGCAGAATTAGGAAGGGGGAGCGGGGCGCTGGGAAAGATTGGTCGCTTTCCTTGCGTCGGTGCCGGTGGCCTTCCATACGGGCGTGGGCGGCTTGCCGTTCGGGGCTACGCCATCGACAGGCAGAGAAAGGAAAGGGGCATCAAGGAAGAAGGAAAGTGGAGGGATGCGGTTCTGACGGGTGGGACCAGCTACGcagtgagagagagaagggagagagcgGCGGGCGTGGGTGTTGCGGGCTGCagtgccgatgctgccgcgctgGTGGGCTGTGCCGCGAAGCTAGCCACCGAGTGGGCTAGAGCAACAGGCCGGCGCAGAAGGAAAGAGGAAGGAGGGAGGATGGGCGTGGCTAGGCCACTAGTGGGCCATGCAGGAAggtaagaaaaaaaaagaaaagctaGGCCTGTGCTGGGCTAAATAAGGAAGAAGGTAAATTTTCAAAACCAAATCctttttccaaatatatttttcaactctaagccaaattcaaatggaatttgaattcaacttcaaatccactaggccctacactcaaccaaaaacaatatgctcctggcatgaatgcaacaaagaACGTTTCTAATCttgtagtttattttatttatacaatatttattatttagcctaagttagaaatacctagataatgtattaaaagggcaagaatttaattgctaatttgtagtagaattttgggtgttacaggcATGCCTtgcccatccaatgacctatttacttcatcagcgaggtactctccgagactaagacacgctacccccacatccagaagttgatctacgccatagtcttggctcgatgcaagctgtgtcactacttcgagtcccacctggTGActatggtgtcgtctttccccctagGGGGGATAATCCAGAAccgagaggcctcgggtagaatagccaagtgggctgtggaactcatgggggaaagccctatcttttgcaccttggaaagcaattaaatcccaggtcttggccgattttgtggctgagtggaccgacacccaactgccacctgctcaaatctaGGCGGAATGCTGAACCATGTACTTTGACatgtctctgatgaagaccggggcatgcatgggtctgctcttcatctcaccccttggagtacacatgcgctacatgattcggctccactttgccgcctccaacaacgtagctgagtacgaagccctcgtcaacggcttgcagatcgccatcgaacttggagtatgaCATCTCGACATATGGGGCGATTCGTAGCTCATCattgatcaagtgatgaaggagtcaaactgccatgaccccaaaatggaggcgtactgcaagttggtgcgtcgcctagaagacaagttcgacggtctcaaactcaaccacattcCACGAAAATTCAATGAGGCCACGAACGAACTAGCCAAGATGGCATTGGCACAggccctggtccccccgaacatcttcgctagagacctccacaagccttccatcgactacgcctcggcggtggtagagggcccaccggtcaagCCCActgcagggcccgaggccccctctgtcaccgagaccccttcgaccgagcccaaggtcatggaaATCAACGTGGAGCCTcctgaggccaaccagggcatggactggcgagtcctgtTCCTTGATTACCTTGTTCAAGGAGAGCTTCCtacagacaggaccaaagcctgaCGACTTGTgtgatgagccaaaacttacgtccttaGTGACAATGAGTTGTACAagtgaagcccatctggcgtcctccaatgatgcatcaccaccgaggcaggccaagccctactttgggacttgcacgtaggaGCCTACaagcaccatgcagcgcctcagatgctcatcggaaatgccttccgccaagggttctactggccgatggcagttgctgacgccaccaagctggtatgctcctacgagggatgtcagtactatgcgcggtagacgcacctcctggcccaagacctccaaaccatccccattacatggccattagCCATGTGcaggctcgacatggttgggcctctacagaaggccctcgggggctatactcatttgctggtagcgatcgataagttctctaagtggatcaaggctcatccaatcaatcgaatcaaatccgagcaagtggtgatgttcttcactgatatcatccacaggtttgaggttccaaacaccatcatcactgacaatgagacacaattcaccggccacaagttcctaacgttctgcgacaaccaccacatctgtgtggcctggtcggctataggacaccctaggacaaacggccaagtagaacatgccaacgacatgatcctacaaggccccAAGCCAAGAATATATGACCAGTTGAAGAAATTttgcaagaaatggcttgccaaacttccattggtcatctggagcctaaggaacactccgagccgagccataaggttcacaccgttcttcctggtctatggagccgaggccatcctccccactgacttagagtatggttccccgaggctacaaacctacaacgagcaaagcaaccacactgctcacgaggacgccctcgaccaactagaggaagcccaagacattgcgctgctacactcgaacaagtactagcaagccctacgatgctatcaagcccaGCGCATTCGAGGCCGAGACCTAAAGGGGGGCGACCTGGTGCTAAGACTGAGGcaaagcaacaagggccgccacaagctaaccccaccatgggaagggtcgtacat
This region includes:
- the LOC136495803 gene encoding uncharacterized protein, which translates into the protein MEAYCKLVRRLEDKFDGLKLNHIPRKFNEATNELAKMALAQALVPPNIFARDLHKPSIDYASAVVEGPPVKPTAGPEAPSVTETPSTEPKVMEINVEPPEANQGMDWRVLFLDYLVQGELPTDRTKA